From Methanobrevibacter sp., the proteins below share one genomic window:
- the ilvN gene encoding acetolactate synthase small subunit, translated as MTLKYHVISTLVEDKPGVLQKVAGMLNRRGINIDGITVGVSEVEGLSRMVITVHADEKGLEQVTKQLNKLVDVVKIKDITENAVKRELCLVKVKIPNAKARAEIMQYSNIFRANILDVTEETLIIEITGDKKKVNAFISLLKGYGIKKISRTGLTGMARGV; from the coding sequence ATGACACTTAAATATCATGTCATTTCTACATTGGTTGAAGACAAACCGGGTGTTTTACAGAAAGTCGCAGGAATGTTGAATAGAAGAGGAATCAACATTGACGGCATAACTGTTGGTGTATCTGAAGTTGAAGGCCTGTCAAGAATGGTCATAACAGTTCATGCTGATGAAAAAGGTTTGGAACAAGTCACAAAACAACTTAATAAGTTAGTTGATGTTGTCAAGATTAAAGATATTACTGAAAATGCTGTTAAAAGGGAATTGTGCCTTGTAAAGGTAAAGATTCCTAATGCAAAAGCAAGAGCTGAAATAATGCAGTATTCCAATATCTTCAGGGCCAATATTTTGGATGTTACAGAAGAAACATTAATTATTGAGATAACTGGAGATAAAAAGAAAGTAAATGCATTCATATCTTTATTAAAAGGTTATGGAATCAAAAAAATTTCACGTACTGGCCTAACCGGAATGGCAAGGGGAGTATAA
- a CDS encoding methanogenesis marker 12 protein, with translation MVFIGMDHGTTGISFCLMSDEGNVIDVFKIGREESKKGLVSATEELAKRVDFEDVKLMAITYAMGDGINKILPTEKVEDRGILSINGAGKVTGGGTSVFSELEQLDIDSIMIPGLHKDSTSLNELFRAAYSHQASPEKVSISYNAVKETGWSNFIVADISSNSVDILIEDGKIKGAMDACVGAMGIVHGPIDLAMIRNIDENNASANDCFSHAGAIKIAGIDGKVANMKDQLLENYRKGDEKAKLAIDTLIMTVAMEIAGLEVVCENEIEGIVLTGSIGSATEPFNFEDEINKYFKNKYDLKVISKESGAIGAAQIAMDVYNGKKEILGIEVDI, from the coding sequence ATGGTATTTATCGGGATGGACCATGGAACTACTGGAATCTCTTTTTGTTTGATGTCTGATGAAGGCAATGTTATTGATGTTTTTAAAATAGGAAGAGAGGAAAGTAAGAAAGGTCTAGTTTCAGCAACTGAGGAACTTGCGAAACGTGTTGATTTTGAAGACGTAAAACTGATGGCCATTACCTACGCAATGGGTGACGGTATTAATAAGATTCTTCCAACTGAAAAAGTGGAGGACAGGGGAATTTTATCAATCAATGGTGCCGGTAAGGTTACTGGCGGAGGAACATCTGTTTTTTCTGAGTTGGAACAGCTGGATATTGATTCAATCATGATTCCTGGTCTTCATAAGGATTCCACTTCTTTAAATGAATTGTTTAGAGCGGCTTATTCTCACCAGGCAAGTCCCGAAAAGGTTAGTATTTCATACAATGCAGTAAAGGAGACCGGATGGTCCAATTTTATTGTAGCGGATATCTCTTCCAATAGTGTAGACATACTGATTGAAGATGGAAAGATAAAAGGAGCTATGGACGCTTGCGTTGGTGCAATGGGTATTGTTCACGGACCAATAGATTTGGCAATGATTAGAAACATTGACGAGAACAACGCATCAGCCAATGACTGTTTTTCACATGCAGGGGCTATCAAGATAGCAGGCATTGATGGCAAGGTCGCCAATATGAAAGATCAGCTTTTGGAAAATTACAGAAAAGGTGACGAGAAAGCGAAACTAGCTATCGATACACTGATAATGACAGTAGCTATGGAAATAGCAGGTCTTGAAGTTGTATGTGAAAATGAAATTGAAGGGATAGTTTTAACAGGTTCTATAGGAAGTGCAACAGAGCCATTCAATTTTGAAGATGAAATAAACAAATATTTCAAAAATAAATATGACTTGAAAGTCATTTCAAAAGAATCTGGAGCTATCGGTGCAGCTCAAATAGCAATGGATGTTTATAACGGTAAAAAAGAGATTTTAGGAATTGAAGTTGATATTTAA
- the ilvC gene encoding ketol-acid reductoisomerase produces the protein MKMYYDADVNTDALEGKTIAVIGYGSQGRAQSRNMADSGANVIVGVRENGSSWNLVQEDGMTVKTIEDAAKEADIIHILLPDEIQEKVYNEQIAPYVEAGNTISFSHGYNIHFELIKPGEDVNIVMFAPKGPGSMVRRTYEEGFGIPGLVAVQQDATGDALQLALGMAKACGLTKAGVLETTFKEETETDLFGEQTVLCGGITELINAGFTTLVEAGYQPEIAYFETCHEVKLIVDLIYEKGFAGMWHDVSNTAEYGGLTRGKKIITDEAKEGMKETLKQIQDGTFKKEWADENITDGANLKEMRAEQSQMDIEIVGERLRKACGLQKDD, from the coding sequence ATGAAAATGTATTATGATGCAGATGTAAATACAGACGCTCTTGAAGGTAAAACCATAGCTGTTATCGGATATGGTTCCCAAGGAAGAGCACAATCCAGAAACATGGCTGACAGTGGAGCTAATGTTATTGTTGGTGTAAGAGAAAATGGTAGTTCTTGGAACTTAGTCCAAGAAGATGGAATGACTGTAAAAACCATTGAAGATGCAGCAAAAGAAGCTGACATCATTCACATCTTGCTACCTGATGAAATCCAGGAAAAAGTATACAACGAACAAATTGCACCATATGTTGAAGCTGGAAACACAATTTCATTCTCTCACGGTTACAACATCCACTTTGAATTAATCAAACCGGGTGAAGACGTAAACATTGTAATGTTTGCACCAAAAGGACCAGGATCCATGGTAAGAAGAACCTACGAAGAAGGATTCGGTATCCCTGGTTTAGTAGCTGTACAGCAAGACGCTACCGGTGACGCTTTACAACTTGCATTAGGTATGGCAAAAGCTTGTGGATTAACCAAAGCTGGTGTTTTAGAAACCACTTTCAAAGAAGAAACCGAAACTGACTTATTTGGTGAACAAACTGTTTTATGTGGTGGTATTACTGAATTAATCAATGCAGGATTCACCACTTTAGTTGAAGCAGGTTATCAGCCTGAAATCGCTTACTTTGAAACCTGTCACGAAGTAAAACTTATCGTTGACTTAATCTACGAAAAAGGTTTCGCTGGAATGTGGCATGATGTAAGTAACACTGCTGAATATGGTGGTTTAACCAGAGGTAAAAAAATCATTACTGATGAAGCAAAAGAAGGTATGAAAGAAACATTAAAACAAATCCAAGATGGTACCTTCAAAAAAGAATGGGCTGATGAAAACATTACCGACGGTGCTAACTTAAAAGAAATGAGAGCAGAACAAAGTCAAATGGACATTGAAATTGTCGGTGAAAGATTAAGAAAAGCTTGTGGATTACAAAAAGACGATTAA
- a CDS encoding LSM domain-containing protein gives MSREQDNVNKLFAQFKNKYVSVDLRDNNQSEGKIVAIDNYLNIVLENENGLETIKGGNVVFVSLKEDKK, from the coding sequence ATGAGTCGAGAACAAGATAATGTAAACAAACTTTTTGCACAATTTAAAAATAAGTACGTTAGTGTTGATTTAAGAGATAACAATCAAAGTGAAGGAAAAATAGTAGCTATTGATAATTACTTAAATATTGTCCTTGAAAATGAAAACGGCCTTGAAACTATCAAAGGCGGAAACGTAGTATTTGTCAGTTTAAAAGAAGACAAAAAATAG
- a CDS encoding DUF2085 domain-containing protein has product MPERSFFIKGHQFPVCARCTGFYTGLVVYLIFNSFFKHNYDIYTLLIAIILMIPVAIDGITQYFGPRESTNALRFATGFIGGVGLIIFLKIMIRWVLNVLLQMW; this is encoded by the coding sequence ATGCCTGAGAGAAGTTTCTTCATTAAAGGTCATCAATTCCCAGTGTGTGCCCGATGCACAGGGTTTTACACAGGATTGGTTGTTTATTTAATATTTAATTCTTTCTTTAAACACAACTATGACATTTATACATTATTGATAGCCATTATCTTAATGATACCAGTAGCTATTGACGGAATCACACAATATTTTGGACCTAGGGAAAGCACAAATGCCTTAAGATTTGCAACAGGTTTCATTGGCGGTGTAGGTTTAATAATATTTTTAAAGATTATGATAAGGTGGGTTTTAAATGTATTGTTACAAATGTGGTGA
- a CDS encoding oligosaccharide repeat unit polymerase family protein, whose amino-acid sequence MNFKKIDFFQPMILVVAILAFLSMGYIGSFNYRFEDPLDLEVILTVVFACLIFAVGALIVKYKIKIDDSKQIDFLSEKLLIILVVIALILQALNIVLIGGIPLFDSVLKSNATTNIWRVAYPLFLIMMNVLLAKYYDRKYLLLVVLGALIFGLNGYRTSVLGILGSTFITLYYLDKISRKVGIIFIAVIVLGIMAIGYIASQSIANQHWTLNPLELVFYRAAFTLEVFERILILGGTTHGHILSMIFSSGSPRTFIGQYVLTDNVCLTSTLFGPVYLDFGLIGLTIQMAFMGVFLGLVHKLKKGIGVGIYSIILTHTLIWIETGPTDIMIWFLYLIGFILLIINFNHIKLNKD is encoded by the coding sequence ATGAATTTCAAAAAAATCGATTTTTTCCAGCCCATGATTTTAGTGGTTGCAATTCTGGCCTTTCTATCAATGGGATATATCGGATCATTCAATTACAGGTTTGAAGATCCTTTGGATTTGGAAGTGATTTTAACTGTTGTTTTTGCATGCCTGATATTTGCAGTTGGCGCATTAATTGTAAAATATAAAATTAAGATAGATGACAGCAAACAAATCGATTTTTTATCTGAAAAGTTACTGATAATTCTTGTTGTTATAGCACTGATACTGCAGGCTTTGAATATTGTTTTAATAGGGGGAATTCCTCTTTTCGATAGCGTATTGAAATCAAATGCAACAACAAACATCTGGAGAGTTGCATATCCATTATTTTTAATCATGATGAACGTGCTGCTTGCAAAGTATTATGACAGGAAATATCTGCTTCTGGTTGTTTTAGGAGCATTGATTTTTGGTCTTAACGGCTATAGAACTTCAGTATTGGGAATTTTAGGAAGTACTTTCATAACCCTTTATTATCTTGATAAAATATCCAGAAAAGTAGGAATAATATTCATAGCCGTCATTGTACTGGGAATAATGGCCATAGGATATATCGCCTCACAGTCAATAGCAAACCAGCACTGGACATTGAATCCTCTTGAATTGGTGTTCTACAGGGCAGCATTTACACTGGAAGTCTTTGAAAGAATATTAATACTTGGCGGAACCACCCACGGACACATATTAAGTATGATTTTTTCATCAGGCAGTCCGAGAACCTTTATTGGCCAGTATGTACTCACAGACAATGTTTGCTTAACATCAACATTATTCGGACCAGTATATCTTGACTTCGGTTTAATAGGCCTTACAATACAGATGGCTTTTATGGGAGTATTTTTAGGATTAGTCCATAAATTAAAAAAAGGAATTGGTGTTGGTATCTATTCTATAATCTTAACACACACATTGATTTGGATAGAAACCGGACCAACAGACATTATGATATGGTTTTTATACCTAATAGGATTCATTCTATTAATAATTAATTTTAATCATATAAAATTAAACAAAGATTAA
- a CDS encoding zinc ribbon domain-containing protein, which produces MYCYKCGEDNPDEAKFCRNCGAPLNRDEEVKKVEVIDSPNYNQNQQQQRTTTTTTSTSSGSSDSSAWIGCCCLGLIVVFILSALFSGI; this is translated from the coding sequence ATGTATTGTTACAAATGTGGTGAAGACAATCCTGATGAAGCTAAATTCTGTAGAAATTGCGGCGCACCATTGAACCGGGACGAAGAAGTAAAAAAAGTGGAGGTCATTGATTCTCCAAATTACAATCAGAATCAACAACAGCAAAGGACTACCACTACAACAACAAGCACCTCATCAGGAAGCAGCGACAGCTCTGCATGGATAGGATGCTGCTGTCTAGGTTTAATTGTTGTATTTATCCTGTCAGCATTATTCAGCGGAATTTAA
- a CDS encoding carbonic anhydrase: MTILEDVLNDNKEFVENFEGEEMSHHAAKKLAILTCMDCRLIDFFEPALGLKRGDAKIVRNAGNSIVGEDAIRSIGAALYNLGAEEVMVVGHTECGMAGADAEALKEKMLARGIKEEDIAKYDLEEWIGGFESEEENVKDVVEKIKNHPLIPDVPVHGLIIDIVTGELKVLVDGY; this comes from the coding sequence ATGACTATATTAGAAGATGTATTAAACGACAATAAGGAATTTGTAGAAAACTTTGAAGGCGAAGAAATGTCTCACCATGCAGCTAAAAAATTAGCTATTTTAACCTGTATGGACTGCAGATTAATCGATTTCTTCGAACCAGCTTTAGGACTTAAAAGAGGAGATGCAAAAATAGTCAGAAATGCAGGAAACTCTATTGTTGGAGAAGACGCAATCAGATCTATCGGCGCAGCTTTATACAATCTTGGTGCTGAAGAAGTAATGGTTGTTGGTCACACTGAATGTGGTATGGCTGGTGCAGATGCTGAAGCTTTAAAAGAAAAAATGCTTGCAAGAGGCATCAAAGAAGAAGATATTGCAAAATATGACCTTGAAGAATGGATTGGTGGATTTGAATCAGAAGAAGAAAACGTAAAAGACGTTGTGGAAAAAATCAAAAACCACCCATTGATTCCAGATGTACCAGTACATGGTCTTATCATAGACATTGTAACCGGTGAGTTAAAAGTTTTAGTAGATGGCTATTAA
- the surE gene encoding 5'/3'-nucleotidase SurE yields the protein MKALVSNDDGITASGIFAAKKAVDDLCDTYVVAPERQQSGIGHALTLYEPLRINDYTLKDGSKGYGVSGTPTDAVTIGLFKILNEKPDLMISGINTGYNIGKAELTTSGTLGAALEAASFGIPTIAISQEVTRDDIKFENGENEIDFSFAGKMLKKLAKIILKKGLPEGIDLLNVNIPENPVNEEFEVVKLGKRMYVPEIDIRLDPREKPYYWIGGDPYDSDEPGTDGYELRKAHKTTITPLTIDMTGDMSLLKEWLD from the coding sequence ATGAAAGCATTAGTAAGTAATGACGATGGAATAACCGCATCAGGAATATTTGCTGCCAAAAAGGCTGTCGATGACTTATGTGACACTTATGTAGTAGCTCCTGAAAGACAACAAAGCGGAATTGGCCATGCATTAACCTTATATGAACCATTAAGAATAAATGACTACACTTTGAAAGACGGAAGTAAAGGTTATGGAGTAAGCGGAACCCCGACCGATGCGGTCACCATAGGCCTTTTTAAGATTCTTAATGAAAAGCCTGACCTGATGATTTCCGGAATAAATACCGGATACAACATAGGCAAAGCCGAACTTACAACATCAGGAACATTAGGTGCAGCTTTGGAAGCAGCCAGTTTCGGAATTCCAACAATAGCCATCTCCCAGGAAGTGACAAGAGACGACATTAAATTTGAAAATGGTGAAAACGAGATTGATTTCAGTTTTGCCGGAAAAATGCTTAAAAAATTAGCTAAAATAATATTAAAAAAAGGGTTGCCTGAAGGAATTGATTTATTGAATGTTAATATTCCGGAAAACCCTGTAAATGAAGAATTTGAAGTCGTTAAACTTGGAAAAAGAATGTATGTGCCAGAGATTGATATTCGTTTGGATCCACGCGAAAAACCTTATTACTGGATTGGCGGAGATCCATATGATAGTGATGAACCCGGCACTGATGGTTATGAATTACGTAAAGCTCATAAAACTACAATAACACCTTTAACAATAGATATGACAGGTGATATGAGTTTATTAAAAGAATGGTTAGATTAA
- a CDS encoding acetolactate synthase large subunit yields MRGGEAIIESLKNMGVKTIFGYPGGQTIPFYDMLYDADMEHILVRHEQCAAHAADGYARASGRVGVCLATSGPGATNLVTGIGTAYMDSSPIVAITGQVPTHLIGNDAFQEADIIGITMPIVKHSFQPKDPDLIPSIVKSSFEIAATGRPGPVLIDVPKEVQEGELTAFDDTIIDTPGYNPTIKGNLRQVKKACNLIREAKKPLILAGAGVIISNACSELKEFAETINAPVMTSLLGKGAIDETSDLALGMLGMHGRKVSNDTVNESDLLIAIGIRFSDRTTGRLDSFVPDTKVIHIDIDPAEIGKNVDVDLPIVGDAKNILSSLNKSLKGYSTSDDVNKWTDMIKQRKIDLLPRVTYDDVPLKPQTVIKEISEVLTPDSILTTDVGQNQMWAAHFYDTQKPRKFISSGGLGTMGFGFPSAIGAKVACPDDPVVSINGDGGFLMVCQELATVYDYDIPVIAIVLENRTLGMVYQWQSLLYNNRHSQTVFKDSPDFVKLAESFNINAERITKPGETKEALSKAIKDNEAILLDIVIDSEEALPMLPPGAGINEMIGEYKLEKDVI; encoded by the coding sequence ATGAGAGGCGGAGAAGCAATAATAGAATCCCTCAAAAATATGGGGGTCAAAACTATATTTGGTTATCCTGGCGGACAAACCATACCATTTTATGACATGTTGTATGATGCAGACATGGAGCATATATTGGTTAGACACGAACAGTGCGCAGCTCATGCAGCTGACGGTTATGCGAGAGCTTCAGGTCGTGTAGGTGTGTGTTTGGCAACTTCCGGACCGGGTGCGACCAACCTTGTAACTGGTATTGGAACAGCTTATATGGATTCTTCTCCTATTGTGGCAATTACCGGACAGGTTCCTACCCATTTAATAGGAAATGATGCATTCCAAGAAGCAGATATTATTGGAATTACAATGCCTATTGTAAAACATAGTTTTCAACCTAAAGATCCAGATTTAATACCTTCAATTGTTAAATCCAGTTTTGAAATAGCAGCAACCGGAAGACCGGGTCCTGTTTTAATTGATGTCCCAAAAGAAGTTCAGGAAGGAGAATTGACTGCTTTTGATGATACTATAATCGATACACCGGGTTATAATCCGACCATTAAAGGTAATCTTAGACAAGTTAAAAAAGCCTGTAATTTAATTAGAGAGGCTAAAAAACCTTTAATTTTAGCAGGTGCAGGTGTTATCATATCAAATGCATGCAGTGAACTAAAAGAATTTGCAGAAACTATAAATGCTCCTGTAATGACTTCACTTTTAGGTAAGGGAGCTATTGATGAAACCAGTGATTTGGCATTGGGAATGCTTGGTATGCACGGTAGAAAAGTTTCTAATGATACTGTAAATGAATCTGATTTGTTGATTGCTATCGGTATCAGGTTCTCAGACAGAACAACCGGAAGACTTGACAGCTTTGTTCCGGATACTAAAGTTATTCATATTGATATTGACCCTGCGGAAATCGGTAAAAATGTAGATGTGGATTTACCTATTGTAGGGGACGCAAAAAATATTTTATCTTCATTAAATAAATCATTAAAAGGTTATAGCACTTCAGATGATGTTAATAAGTGGACAGACATGATCAAACAACGTAAAATTGATTTACTTCCAAGAGTAACATATGATGATGTGCCTCTTAAACCTCAAACTGTAATAAAAGAAATTTCAGAAGTTTTAACTCCTGATTCAATTTTAACAACTGATGTCGGTCAGAATCAGATGTGGGCGGCACATTTCTATGATACTCAAAAACCGCGTAAATTCATATCATCAGGAGGACTTGGAACTATGGGATTCGGATTCCCGTCAGCTATCGGTGCTAAAGTGGCATGTCCTGATGATCCTGTTGTTTCTATAAACGGTGATGGTGGATTTTTAATGGTTTGTCAGGAACTGGCTACCGTTTATGATTATGATATACCTGTAATTGCAATAGTTTTAGAAAACAGAACTTTAGGAATGGTATATCAATGGCAAAGTTTATTATACAATAACAGACATTCACAAACTGTATTTAAAGACAGTCCGGACTTTGTCAAATTGGCTGAAAGTTTTAACATTAACGCTGAAAGAATTACCAAACCTGGTGAAACTAAAGAGGCATTATCAAAAGCAATAAAAGATAATGAAGCAATATTGCTCGATATTGTCATTGATTCGGAAGAGGCTCTGCCTATGCTGCCTCCAGGGGCTGGAATTAACGAAATGATTGGTGAATACAAACTTGAAAAGGATGTGATTTAA
- a CDS encoding restriction endonuclease, whose translation MEKPQLINFIAKVMEDSGFKVYKNFKTSQKVIDIYAILPTTIGDFGVVVACKNYDKDFEIGVDVLKEMEDVQESLKASKVTIVSSSYFSNQARNYALRKNIKLVDRDNLLELAKRYQDRTSQTTLDNTPYDGGASAYLDEEYPEYEYDASDMEYFMQRREAHPNVYKSSLYRQIDEPRHSRASGLTSLINKNRFTQGGISSYQPTNLYNYDSRRNSNYEPLLFRLIKNPIVLIILVVIISYALAYLFGNILGVDAGIAGLIEMVVALLLSYGLSLYTERNSEFVVKGTFVFFVSLIILIILIFV comes from the coding sequence TTGGAAAAACCACAATTGATTAATTTTATAGCAAAAGTTATGGAGGACTCTGGTTTCAAGGTTTATAAGAATTTTAAAACCTCTCAGAAAGTCATAGACATATATGCGATACTTCCTACAACAATTGGTGATTTTGGTGTCGTTGTTGCATGTAAAAATTATGACAAGGACTTTGAAATTGGAGTGGATGTTTTAAAAGAAATGGAAGATGTGCAAGAAAGCTTAAAAGCTTCAAAAGTTACCATTGTATCCTCTTCATATTTCTCCAATCAGGCAAGAAATTACGCACTTAGGAAAAATATTAAATTAGTTGACAGAGACAACTTACTTGAACTGGCTAAGCGTTATCAAGACAGAACTTCTCAGACTACTTTGGACAATACTCCTTATGACGGTGGGGCTTCTGCGTACCTCGATGAGGAATATCCTGAATATGAATACGATGCATCTGATATGGAATATTTTATGCAGAGAAGAGAAGCACATCCGAATGTTTATAAAAGTTCATTGTATCGTCAGATTGATGAGCCAAGGCATTCAAGAGCAAGTGGTTTGACCTCTTTGATAAATAAGAACAGGTTCACTCAGGGCGGTATTTCATCCTATCAGCCAACTAACCTGTACAATTATGACAGCAGGCGAAATTCAAATTATGAACCATTATTATTTAGATTAATCAAAAATCCGATTGTTTTAATTATTCTGGTTGTAATTATTTCCTATGCTCTTGCATACCTATTCGGTAACATTTTAGGTGTAGATGCAGGTATTGCAGGATTAATAGAAATGGTTGTTGCATTGCTTTTATCATATGGTTTATCATTATATACAGAAAGAAACAGCGAGTTCGTTGTAAAAGGAACATTCGTATTCTTTGTTTCATTAATTATTTTAATTATCTTAATCTTTGTTTAA
- a CDS encoding carboxypeptidase-like regulatory domain-containing protein — MILFLAIGIVSASENTTDTGDIGNLIDECEDQGTIKLDEKTYELNPDNETHLYLNKTISIEGTHGKTVIYGKNSTLYLDVEKEPEPDYNGTIIIAKDIYDVKNTGKHIIFKNITFKDLNLISHHNMSFLDCKFINTNFTSKELNNSFDNCVFDKSKIELNQYDMFRYTYYSKIINCTFYNSTVTSKTNIFLQIVGSSRIFMHNSIDLINSSLFSSDITLSHYNINMTNLKFHDSNLKGWSDIINITNTSFANPVIDYDYTDINFEKTIINNAEFILQAGYYAKGCKIVLKDSKITNSTFGFDTNIGSRPSNLIIQNSSVEECEIKTVDTNIKSHDSNFNKSTIELYLSNLNLYNSIFYNDGNMNDTIKTIIEDSFPTRDENGTFIEKIFIIPVNTSYTSENSYFINNSGKYEINDSDINVDTSYRITFDKNIPHHINENITFNVKDYKGNPVSNFRLTIKNSNNYYTVLIFTDEKGNANYTLEDIGELTLEISYESFNLHWISNINQMQVNLTVNPKISDIKLIKDFKFNKYSNINSFLELKTVSNYTGDLSGIPVIFKVFTGNKYKAYRETTDSNGDVVFEIPTKLDAGTHKIQVIIGKEIMKTTSIKIDKARTIVKAPKVTNKYKKSRYFKVTIKNKETKKMLSNVKVKIKVFTGKKFKTYTAKTNKKGIATINTKNLKIGTHKVVISSANNNYKISAKSAIKIKK; from the coding sequence TTGATTTTATTTTTAGCTATCGGAATAGTGTCTGCATCAGAAAATACCACCGATACTGGAGATATTGGAAATCTAATTGATGAATGTGAAGACCAAGGTACAATAAAACTTGATGAAAAAACATATGAATTAAATCCTGACAATGAGACACATTTATATTTAAATAAAACCATTTCAATTGAAGGAACACATGGAAAAACAGTCATTTACGGGAAAAATTCCACTTTATATTTAGATGTTGAAAAAGAGCCAGAGCCTGACTATAATGGAACAATCATAATTGCAAAAGACATTTATGATGTTAAAAATACTGGAAAACACATTATTTTTAAAAATATCACTTTCAAGGATTTAAACTTAATAAGTCATCACAATATGAGCTTTTTAGATTGTAAATTCATAAATACAAATTTCACAAGCAAAGAATTAAACAATAGCTTTGATAATTGTGTGTTTGATAAATCAAAGATTGAATTGAACCAATATGACATGTTCAGATATACATACTATTCAAAAATAATCAACTGTACCTTTTACAACTCAACAGTTACTTCAAAGACCAATATATTTCTCCAAATTGTTGGAAGTTCCAGAATATTTATGCATAATAGTATAGATTTAATAAATTCAAGTCTTTTCAGCTCAGACATTACGCTATCCCACTATAACATTAACATGACAAACTTGAAATTCCACGATTCAAATTTAAAAGGATGGTCCGACATCATAAACATTACAAACACATCATTTGCTAACCCTGTAATTGACTATGACTACACAGATATCAATTTTGAAAAAACTATTATTAATAATGCTGAATTCATATTGCAGGCAGGATATTATGCAAAAGGATGTAAAATAGTTTTAAAAGATAGTAAAATCACCAACTCTACTTTTGGATTTGACACAAATATTGGATCTAGACCGTCAAATTTAATAATTCAAAATTCCTCTGTTGAGGAGTGTGAAATTAAAACAGTAGATACCAACATTAAATCACATGACTCAAATTTCAATAAATCAACCATAGAGTTATACTTATCAAATTTAAACTTATACAATTCAATATTTTACAATGACGGAAACATGAACGATACCATAAAAACAATTATCGAAGATTCATTCCCTACAAGAGACGAAAATGGAACATTCATTGAAAAAATCTTTATTATCCCAGTTAATACTAGTTATACTTCAGAAAACTCATATTTCATCAACAATAGTGGAAAATACGAAATCAATGATTCTGACATCAATGTTGATACATCATATAGAATAACATTTGATAAAAATATTCCACACCACATTAATGAAAACATTACCTTTAATGTGAAAGACTATAAGGGAAATCCGGTTTCAAATTTCAGATTAACAATTAAAAACTCAAATAATTATTATACAGTTTTAATCTTTACAGATGAAAAGGGTAATGCGAATTATACTCTTGAAGACATAGGTGAATTAACACTTGAAATATCTTATGAATCTTTTAACTTACATTGGATATCCAATATAAATCAAATGCAAGTTAATTTAACCGTAAATCCAAAAATATCTGATATAAAGTTAATTAAAGACTTTAAATTCAATAAATATTCAAATATCAATAGTTTTTTAGAATTAAAAACAGTAAGCAACTATACTGGTGATTTATCAGGTATTCCAGTTATTTTTAAAGTATTTACAGGCAATAAATACAAAGCATATCGTGAAACAACAGATTCTAATGGAGATGTAGTTTTTGAAATTCCTACAAAACTTGATGCGGGAACTCATAAAATCCAAGTTATCATTGGAAAAGAGATAATGAAAACAACTTCCATTAAAATTGACAAAGCAAGAACAATCGTAAAAGCTCCAAAAGTAACCAATAAATACAAAAAATCAAGATATTTCAAAGTAACAATCAAAAATAAAGAAACCAAAAAAATGCTTTCTAACGTTAAAGTTAAAATAAAAGTGTTTACTGGTAAAAAATTCAAAACATATACAGCTAAAACAAATAAAAAAGGAATAGCAACAATAAATACTAAAAACTTAAAAATAGGAACACATAAAGTTGTTATTTCTTCTGCAAACAACAACTATAAAATATCTGCAAAAAGTGCAATAAAAATTAAAAAATAG